A section of the Polynucleobacter sp. AP-Sving-400A-A2 genome encodes:
- a CDS encoding tripartite tricarboxylate transporter substrate binding protein: MIQSKLVNVFIRLPLFFTAVVAILIGTSHTSVAQSDYPNKPIRFIVPFPAGGATDNIARPLQNELLNTVKWNVIIDNKPGAGGNIGAEIVSKAAPDGYTWLMASVGTHGINLPLYTQGGGKLPFDPVKDFTPITLVAELPNVLVLNPEFAAKNKINTVNDLIAYARANPGKVNMASSGNGTSIHMAGELFKSMTKTYMVHLPYKGSPPAVTDLMAGNVDIMFDNLPSSINFIRAGRLKALAVTSAKRSPAFPDMPTIAEAANLPGYEATSWFGVVGPANMPADILNKDSAILMAAINSPAVREKYLAMGAQPVGNTPAQFSAFIKNEITKWTKVVKDSGAKVD; the protein is encoded by the coding sequence ATGATTCAAAGTAAGCTTGTAAATGTATTTATTCGTTTGCCTCTATTCTTTACAGCAGTTGTGGCGATATTGATTGGCACTAGCCATACGTCTGTCGCTCAATCAGATTACCCCAATAAACCCATACGTTTTATTGTTCCCTTTCCTGCTGGCGGGGCAACCGATAACATTGCCAGACCACTCCAAAACGAGCTTCTCAATACCGTAAAGTGGAATGTCATTATTGACAATAAGCCAGGTGCAGGCGGCAATATTGGCGCGGAAATTGTTTCTAAAGCAGCCCCAGATGGCTATACCTGGCTCATGGCGTCAGTCGGTACGCATGGTATTAACTTACCCCTCTACACCCAGGGCGGCGGGAAATTACCATTTGATCCGGTGAAGGATTTCACTCCCATAACATTGGTAGCGGAGTTACCTAACGTCTTAGTTCTCAATCCTGAATTTGCCGCTAAAAATAAAATTAATACCGTGAATGATTTGATTGCGTATGCAAGAGCTAACCCAGGAAAAGTCAACATGGCTTCGAGTGGTAATGGTACCTCCATTCATATGGCGGGAGAGCTATTTAAGTCCATGACAAAAACGTATATGGTTCACTTACCCTACAAGGGAAGCCCACCAGCAGTCACCGATTTAATGGCAGGAAATGTAGACATCATGTTTGACAATCTCCCTTCCTCCATTAACTTTATTCGTGCAGGTCGTTTAAAGGCATTAGCTGTGACTAGCGCCAAACGTTCCCCTGCGTTTCCGGATATGCCTACCATTGCTGAGGCAGCAAACTTACCAGGCTATGAGGCAACCTCTTGGTTCGGTGTTGTCGGCCCCGCCAATATGCCAGCAGATATTCTGAATAAAGATAGCGCCATCTTAATGGCTGCTATTAATAGCCCTGCTGTGAGAGAAAAATATTTAGCAATGGGTGCACAGCCTGTTGGTAATACACCAGCTCAATTCTCAGCTTTCATTAAAAATGAAATTACGAAGTGGACAAAGGTTGTCAAAGATTCTGGAGCAAAAGTAGATTAA
- a CDS encoding thiamine pyrophosphate-binding protein, which yields METPNKVLNGGQILANALARQGVDIAFGVPGESFLPLLNGLVDHPDFRFITCRQEGGAAYMAEAYAKLTGYPGVLMVTRGPGASNAMIGMHTAYQDSSPMVLLVGQVGTDMVEREAFQEIDYRRMYSECAKWVGSIDRVDRIDEFVSHAFHVAQAGRKGPVVLALPEDVLYMIGQESPVKAAHIVQPGLDLHSFDQAMTAFTFAKNPMVIAGGGNWNSTACEALRSWANAQAIPVASSFRSQDVIDNLDPAFAGDLGIGANPALVKRIQEADVLLVIGERLGEMTTAGYSILTVPQAKAKLIHVLSGPEELGRVYRPDFAINCSPENFCSALSMVKMNAQHDRTAMKQAHDEYLTFSSPVTVQGELQLAFIMDSLPDLIPRDAIITNGAGNFATWVHRFYPYGKYKTQLAPANGSMGYGLPAAIAAKIASPEKVVIAVCGDGDFMMNCQELATAARYDAYPIVLLVNNSMLGTIRMHQEREFKSRVIATGLTNPDFVKFADSFGMPGFRVSKTEEFAPAFAKALAGKKGALIELVLDPEVITPTKLLSQLG from the coding sequence ATGGAGACCCCAAATAAAGTGCTAAATGGTGGCCAAATTCTCGCCAATGCGTTAGCAAGACAGGGTGTAGATATTGCCTTTGGCGTTCCTGGTGAGAGCTTCCTGCCTTTATTAAATGGCTTAGTTGATCACCCTGATTTTCGATTCATCACTTGTCGACAAGAGGGCGGTGCTGCCTATATGGCAGAGGCCTATGCAAAGTTGACGGGTTACCCTGGCGTTTTAATGGTTACCCGTGGACCTGGCGCCTCGAATGCCATGATTGGAATGCATACCGCCTATCAAGACTCAAGCCCAATGGTTTTATTGGTCGGACAAGTTGGGACTGACATGGTGGAGCGTGAGGCCTTCCAAGAAATTGACTATCGCCGGATGTATTCAGAATGCGCAAAATGGGTTGGCAGCATCGATCGCGTTGATCGAATTGATGAATTTGTTTCACATGCATTTCATGTTGCTCAGGCGGGTCGAAAAGGTCCAGTTGTATTGGCTTTACCAGAAGATGTGCTGTACATGATTGGTCAAGAAAGCCCCGTCAAAGCCGCCCATATCGTTCAGCCAGGTCTAGATCTCCACAGTTTTGATCAAGCAATGACTGCTTTTACCTTCGCTAAAAACCCTATGGTGATCGCAGGCGGTGGCAATTGGAATAGCACTGCCTGCGAGGCTTTACGTTCTTGGGCAAATGCGCAGGCCATTCCAGTTGCAAGCAGCTTTCGCTCTCAAGATGTCATTGACAATCTAGATCCTGCCTTTGCAGGTGACCTGGGTATTGGTGCTAATCCTGCTTTGGTAAAGCGTATTCAAGAGGCGGATGTTTTATTGGTCATCGGTGAGCGCCTTGGAGAGATGACAACTGCTGGTTACAGCATATTGACTGTTCCTCAAGCGAAAGCAAAATTAATTCACGTGCTGTCGGGCCCAGAAGAGTTAGGCCGTGTATATCGACCTGACTTTGCTATCAATTGCAGTCCAGAAAATTTCTGCTCAGCATTAAGTATGGTGAAGATGAATGCTCAGCATGATCGCACTGCCATGAAGCAGGCTCATGATGAGTATCTCACTTTCTCTAGCCCAGTGACTGTTCAAGGTGAATTGCAATTAGCATTCATCATGGACTCATTACCAGATCTCATACCGCGTGATGCCATTATTACTAATGGTGCTGGGAATTTTGCAACCTGGGTGCATCGTTTTTATCCCTATGGGAAATACAAAACCCAATTGGCACCTGCTAATGGATCCATGGGCTACGGTCTTCCTGCCGCAATCGCTGCCAAGATTGCTAGCCCTGAAAAAGTAGTTATCGCTGTGTGTGGTGACGGCGACTTTATGATGAACTGCCAAGAGCTGGCTACAGCTGCTCGTTACGATGCTTACCCAATTGTTTTGTTAGTCAACAACAGTATGCTCGGTACTATCCGCATGCATCAGGAGAGAGAGTTTAAGTCTCGCGTGATTGCGACGGGCTTAACTAACCCCGATTTTGTGAAGTTTGCAGATAGTTTTGGAATGCCTGGTTTTAGAGTCAGCAAGACCGAGGAATTTGCACCGGCATTTGCAAAGGCACTGGCTGGTAAAAAAGGTGCTTTGATTGAACTTGTCTTAGATCCAGAGGTGATTACTCCAACAAAACTACTTTCTCAATTAGGATAA
- a CDS encoding fumarylacetoacetate hydrolase family protein, producing MRLFSYRDSSGHNGVGALLTGSSNTFINLSATDPSIPNSLQAIIESPEALSRAAAAIKNSKAIKGEIEAITFRSPIEKPGKIICMGLNYADHAKEGGNARPEYPSFFMRGPNSLTAHLSPIIRPRVSDKLDYEAELAFVVGKKARHLTLDNALEYVAGYSIFNDGSLRDYQRKTTQWTIGKNFDQTGAFGPWLVTPDELPLGCDGLSIQSRLNGQVMQNANTKDFLWNVAETIVLITECMTLEPGDLVITGTPAGVGYARTPPVFMKPGDICEIEIESIGILRNSIADE from the coding sequence ATGAGACTATTTAGCTATCGAGATTCAAGTGGCCATAACGGTGTGGGCGCTCTCTTAACAGGGAGTTCAAATACCTTTATTAATCTATCTGCCACAGATCCTTCGATACCCAATAGCTTGCAAGCGATTATTGAATCGCCAGAAGCTTTAAGTCGCGCTGCAGCAGCAATCAAAAATTCAAAGGCAATTAAAGGAGAGATTGAAGCTATCACTTTTAGATCCCCTATTGAGAAACCTGGAAAAATTATCTGTATGGGCTTGAACTATGCTGACCATGCAAAAGAAGGTGGCAACGCTAGACCTGAATACCCAAGCTTTTTTATGCGTGGTCCTAATTCATTAACAGCGCATTTAAGCCCCATCATTCGGCCTCGCGTTTCCGATAAATTAGATTACGAAGCGGAACTCGCCTTTGTAGTTGGTAAAAAGGCGCGCCATCTGACATTGGATAATGCTTTGGAATATGTAGCAGGGTACAGCATTTTTAATGATGGCAGTCTTCGAGATTACCAACGTAAAACTACCCAATGGACCATTGGTAAAAACTTCGATCAAACTGGTGCTTTTGGGCCATGGCTCGTGACCCCAGATGAACTTCCCCTTGGCTGTGATGGCTTGAGTATTCAGTCGCGCTTAAATGGTCAAGTGATGCAAAACGCTAATACCAAAGACTTTTTATGGAACGTGGCAGAGACCATTGTCTTGATAACCGAGTGCATGACCTTGGAGCCTGGCGATCTGGTGATTACCGGAACCCCGGCTGGCGTTGGCTATGCAAGGACACCCCCTGTTTTTATGAAACCAGGGGATATTTGTGAAATTGAGATTGAATCCATTGGAATACTGCGCAACTCTATAGCGGATGAGTAA
- a CDS encoding U32 family peptidase → MTKIPELLAPAGSLSMLRTAFDFGADAIYAGQPRYSLRVRNNDFGKMETLKEGIDTAHALGKKFYLVSNLLPHGGKTRTYIKDMDPVVALKPDAMIMSDPGLIMMAREAWPDMPIHLSVQANTVNGASAKFWRSVGISRVILSRELSFDEIEEVRQDCPEMELEVFVHGALCIAYSGRCLLSGYMSHRDSNQGACTNACRWDYKVKPGQQNTSGDVVLLQEARRPDDLMPMEEDEHGTYIMNSKDLRAIEHIERLTRMGVDSFKIEGRTKSPYYVSRTCQSYRTAIDDAVEGRPMNMSLIGNLEGLANRGYTDGFYERHHDKEYQLYMRGHSLSGRSLYVGETLEIDEASGRIKVDVKNRFSIGDKLEIIEPEGNQDMVLDAMWNLKDEPIDVAPGSGHFVWIKLPLKSKHAFIARYTQEPAPVEASSCSNC, encoded by the coding sequence ATGACTAAGATTCCAGAACTTCTCGCCCCGGCCGGCAGCCTCTCCATGCTGCGTACTGCCTTTGACTTTGGTGCTGACGCTATTTATGCTGGGCAGCCGCGTTATTCTCTGCGAGTACGTAATAACGACTTCGGCAAAATGGAGACGCTCAAAGAAGGTATTGATACTGCCCATGCTTTAGGTAAGAAGTTTTACCTTGTGTCCAATCTACTGCCCCATGGAGGTAAGACCCGTACTTATATTAAAGACATGGATCCTGTAGTTGCCTTAAAGCCTGATGCGATGATCATGTCAGATCCCGGCCTCATCATGATGGCCAGAGAAGCTTGGCCAGATATGCCGATCCATTTATCGGTACAAGCCAATACGGTCAATGGCGCTTCTGCAAAATTCTGGCGCTCTGTTGGCATCAGTCGAGTGATTTTGTCACGCGAGCTATCTTTTGATGAAATTGAAGAAGTTCGCCAAGACTGTCCAGAAATGGAATTAGAGGTATTCGTACATGGCGCTTTGTGTATCGCCTACTCTGGACGCTGCTTACTATCTGGCTACATGTCCCATCGCGACTCTAACCAAGGTGCCTGCACTAACGCTTGTCGTTGGGATTACAAGGTAAAGCCTGGTCAACAAAATACCAGTGGTGATGTAGTTCTTCTTCAAGAGGCACGTCGCCCAGATGATTTAATGCCGATGGAAGAAGATGAGCACGGAACTTACATCATGAACTCCAAAGATTTGCGTGCCATTGAACATATCGAACGCTTGACCAGGATGGGTGTGGACTCATTCAAGATTGAAGGTCGCACTAAGTCACCCTATTACGTTTCACGTACTTGCCAATCCTATCGCACTGCGATTGATGATGCGGTAGAGGGTCGCCCCATGAATATGTCCCTCATCGGAAATTTAGAGGGCCTTGCAAATCGTGGCTATACCGATGGCTTCTATGAGCGTCACCACGATAAAGAGTATCAACTCTATATGCGTGGCCACTCCCTCTCGGGTAGAAGTTTGTATGTTGGTGAGACATTGGAGATTGATGAAGCCTCAGGTCGCATCAAGGTAGATGTAAAGAACCGCTTCTCGATTGGTGATAAGTTAGAAATCATTGAACCCGAAGGTAATCAAGATATGGTCTTAGATGCCATGTGGAATCTCAAAGATGAGCCAATTGACGTTGCCCCTGGCTCAGGTCACTTTGTGTGGATTAAATTGCCACTCAAGAGTAAGCATGCATTTATTGCGCGCTACACCCAGGAACCAGCACCGGTTGAGGCTAGCTCTTGCAGTAACTGCTAA